One segment of Rosa chinensis cultivar Old Blush chromosome 6, RchiOBHm-V2, whole genome shotgun sequence DNA contains the following:
- the LOC112170096 gene encoding UPF0481 protein At3g47200, which yields MAGNGEAPNDIESQQAQHIPLITSMRQELEDLPILSPLCCIYKVPERLRRASEKAYTPQVVSIGPLHHGKDSLQAMEVHKRRYLQAFIVRTKASLEEYVVKMKNQEEKLRNCYAETIDFTSDEFVKIILVDAAFIIEVLLRYCIHELQDENDRIFNKPWMLQDVWPDMRLLENQLPFFILEELYARVSSNVTEGKSLIDLSHNFFTSLMHIEGTEGNLQTIHSSRVHHFVDFCRHLYLPPQPEWPAKGKLETLTTPSMTDLHRAGVKFKVRSSKNLFDIRFQGGMLEIPKLAISDEIELTIRNILAFEQCHSLENIINDYVVVMDRLVNTPKDVELLVKYGIVENRLGDSSGGSALINNLADGVIVDSKDFCYATLCKDLNNYCSWTWHKWKANLRQNYFNTPWAIISFTAAVILLILTLIQAVTSVFSAVKGKST from the coding sequence ATGGCAGGAAACGGTGAAGCTCCGAATGACATAGAGAGCCAGCAAGCACAGCACATTCCATTGATAACTTCAATGAGACAAGAGTTGGAGGATTTGCCTATTCTGTCTCCTTTGTGTTGTATCTACAAAGTTCCTGAGCGGCTACGGCGTGCAAGTGAAAAGGCATACACACCTCAGGTTGTTTCTATAGGTCCACTTCACCATGGGAAGGATAGCCTCCAAGCAATGGAAGTGCACAAAAGGAGGTACCTGCAAGCTTTTATAGTTCGGACCAAGGCCAGCTTGGAGGAATATGTAGTAAAAATGAAGAACCAAGAAGAAAAACTGCGCAATTGTTACGCTGAAACTATTGACTTTACAAGTGATGAGTTTGTGAAAATCATTTTAGTGGATGCAGCGTTCATCATTGAGGTATTACTGAGGTACTGTATCCATGAGTTGCAGGATGAGAATGATCGCATATTTAATAAACCATGGATGTTACAGGATGTATGGCCTGACATGCGGTTGCTTGAAAATCAGCTGCCATTTTTCATTCTTGAGGAACTTTATGCTAGAGTCTCTTCTAATGTTACTGAGGGGAAATCATTAATTGATCTTTCTCACAATTTCTTCACAAGTCTGATGCATATAGAGGGTACGGAAGGCAATTTACAGACCATACACTCCTCTCGTGTACATCATTTTGTTGATTTCTGTAGACACTTATATCTACCGCCCCAACCAGAATGGCCAGCTAAAGGAAAACTCGAAACTCTAACCACACCCAGCATGACAGATCTACACCGGGCTGGAGTCAAGTTTAAGGTGAGATCAAGCAAAAATTTATTTGACATACGATTTCAAGGTGGGATGCTTGAAATTCCAAAATTAGCAATAAGTGATGAAATAGAGCTTACAATCAGAAATATCCTTGCCTTTGAACAATGCCATAGCCTTGAGAATATCATAAATGATTATGTTGTTGTCATGGATCGCCTTGTGAACACCCCAAAGGATGTGGAGTTGCTTGTCAAGTACGGAATTGTTGAAAATAGGCTAGGTGATAGCTCTGGAGGGTCTGCTTTGATTAACAATCTTGCTGACGGGGTCATCGTTGACTCCAAAGACTTCTGTTATGCTACTCTTTGTAAAGACCTGAACAATTACTGCAGTTGGACATGGCACAAATGGAAGGCGAATTTGAGACAAAATTATTTCAACACCCCTTGGGCAATTATATCTTTCACTGCAGCTGTTATTCTTCTCATACTTACTCTCATACAAGCAGTGACCTCTGTTTTCTCTGCTGTGAAAGGTAAGTCTACATAG
- the LOC112170099 gene encoding UPF0481 protein At3g47200, giving the protein MADESLYQAPNGIEQYPYILPLATSMRRVLGSLFPLSPSCCICRVPKRLSRVSEKAYTPQVVSIGPLHHGKEGLKAMEELKHRYLKVFLHRYQTVTSLEDCIMKVKGEEQTLHSCYAEPIEYDSDEFVRIILVDAIFIIEVLIRYNDERLQPENDHIFKNPRMLEDVWPDLRMLENQLPFFILEKLFCPVATEEYSIISLSHKFFKTLMHIEEMEDTLPRIRSSPVGHFVDFVRKLYPLPPSRPALQNSHGGQVETLATLNMKELYLAGVRFKVGSSKNIFDIRFNDGTLEIPKITISDQSEVNLTNLLVFEQSQCKETENYINDYVGFLNILVSTPKDVALLVKHDIFENKLGDFKKGCTMIKNLGDRVNIVASKEFYYAHLCEQLNKHCRRSWHVWKANLKQDYLNTPWATISVIAAVVLLILTLIQTVCSIISVRQTHQ; this is encoded by the coding sequence ATGGCAGATGAAAGCCTTTATCAAGCTCCAAATGGCATTGAACAGTACCCATACATTCTTCCATTAGCAACATCAATGAGAAGGGTGTTGGGTAGCTTGTTTCCTTTATCCCCTTCGTGTTGCATCTGCAGGGTTCCTAAGCGGCTAAGTCGTGTAAGCGAAAAGGCCTATACACCTCAGGTAGTTTCTATAGGTCCACTTCACCATGGCAAAGAAGGTTTAAAAGCCATGGAAGAGCTCAAACATAGGTATCTGAAAGTCTTTCTGCATCGTTATCAGACTGTCACTAGCTTGGAGGATTGTATAATGAAAGTTAAGGGAGAAGAACAAACTCTGCACAGTTGTTATGCAGAGCCAATTGAGTATGATAGTGATGAATTTGTAAGAATCATTCTAGTGGATGCCATATTCATCATTGAGGTCTTAATACGGTACAATGATGAAAGATTGCAGCCTGAAAATGATCACATATTTAAAAATCCAAGGATGTTAGAGGATGTATGGCCTGACTTGCGGATGCTTGAAAATCAGCTGCCATTCTTCATCCTTGAAAAACTTTTCTGCCCTGTTGCTACGGAGGAGTATTCAATCATTAGTCTTTCTCACAAATTCTTCAAGACTCTAATGCATATAGAGGAAATGGAAGACACTTTGCCGAGAATAAGATCTTCTCCAGTAGGACATTTTGTCGATTTTGTTAGGAAGTTGTACCCGCTGCCACCATCACGACCAGCGTTACAAAACTCACATGGAGGGCAAGTTGAAACTCTAGCCACACTCAACATGAAAGAGCTATATCTCGCAGGAGTCAGGTTTAAGGTGGGATCAAGCAAAAATATTTTTGACATACGATTCAATGATGGGACATTGGAAATTCCAAAGATAACCATAAGTGATCAATCAGAGGTTAATCTCACAAATCTTCTGGTATTTGAACAAAGCCAATGCAAGGAGACAGAGAATTACATAAATGATTATGTTGGCTTCTTAAATATTCTTGTCAGCACCCCAAAGGATGTGGCTTTGTTAGTTAAGCATGACATTTTTGAGAATAAGTTAGGTGACTTTAAAAAAGGGTGTACTATGATTAAGAACCTTGGTGATAGGGTCAACATTGTGGCCTCCAAAGAGTTCTATTATGCACATCTTTGTGAACAGTTGAATAAGCACTGCAGAAGGTCATGGCACGTATGGAAGGCAAATTTGAAGCAAGATTATTTGAACACACCTTGGGCGACCATTTCTGTCATTGCAGCTGTTGTTCTCCTCATACTCACTCTCATACAGACGGTGTGCTCCATTATCAGTGTTCGTCAAACTCATCAGTAA
- the LOC112174296 gene encoding putative UPF0481 protein At3g02645, translating into MEDESYQVPHDIENPHSPLLTSMRSMLYNLSPLSSSCCICRVPKRLRRVSEMAYTPQVVSIGPLHHGKEGLKPMEEHKNRYLQDFLVRTNLSLEHYINKIRGREAELRGCYAETIQFDSDEFVRIVLVDTAFIIEVLLRFHFHELQDENDRIFKKPRMFEDVWPDMRMLENQLPFFILQDLFDPKRIQIPFVENLSIINLSYTFFRALMNIEELEDTLETIISSTIEHFVDFVRKLYPPPPLKVARARGQPKSPTGASMRQLSTFEVPQGRGQPEIPTTPSMTELYRAGVKFKVGSGKNMFDIRFKDGTLQIPKITISDQSEVNLTNLLVFEQSQCKETENYINDYVGILNILVNTPEDVSLLVKNAIFVNKLGDSKKGCTMIKNMGDGVNIADYSKFHFAPLCEKLNEHCTKSRHKWLALLRQNYFNTPCKTISVIAAACIILFTLIQTVSSIISVHSRSH; encoded by the coding sequence ATGGAAGATGAAAGCTATCAAGTTCCACATGACATAGAAAACCCACACTCTCCACTACTGACTTCGATGAGAAGTATGCTGTATAACTTGTCTCCTTTATCCTCTTCTTGCTGTATCTGCAGAGTTCCTAAGCGCCTACGTCGTGTTAGTGAAATGGCCTACACACCTCAAGTAGTCTCTATAGGCCCCCTTCACCATGGCAAGGAAGGGTTAAAGCCCATGGAGGAGCACAAAAATAGGTACCTCCAAGATTTTCTAGTCCGAACCAATCTAAGCTTGGAGCATTACATTAACAAAATAAGGGGCAGAGAAGCAGAATTGCGTGGTTGTTACGCAGAAACCATTCAATTCGACAGTGATGAATTTGTAAGAATTGTCCTAGTGGATACCGCTTTCATCATTGAGGTCTTATTGAGGTTCCATTTCCATGAGTTGCAGGATGAGAATGATCGCATCTTCAAGAAACCAAGGATGTTTGAGGATGTATGGCCTGATATGCGGATGCTTGAAAATCAGCTCCCATTCTTTATCCTCCAGGATCTTTTCGACCCCAAAAGGATTCAAATACCTTTTGTGGAGAATCTCTCAATAATCAATCTTTCTTACACTTTCTTCAGAGCTCTAATGAATATAGAGGAACTGGAAGACACTTTGGAGACAATAATTTCTTCTACTATAGAacattttgttgattttgtcaGAAAATTgtatccaccaccaccactaaaGGTAGCAAGAGCTAGAGGCCAACCCAAATCTCCAACTGGAGCCAGCATGAGACAACTATCAACATTTGAAGTACCACAAGGTCGAGGGCAACCTGAAATTCCAACCACACCAAGCATGACAGAGCTATACAGGGCAGGAGTCAAGTTTAAAGTGGGATCAGGTAAAAATATGTTTGACATTCGATTCAAAGATGGGACCTTGCAAATTCCAAAAATAACAATAAGTGATCAATCAGAGGTGAATCTCACAAATCTCCTTGTGTTTGAACAAAGCCAATGCAAGGAGACTGAGAATTACATAAATGATTACGTTGGCATCTTAAACATTCTTGTCAACACCCCTGAGGATGTGTCATTGCTTGTTAAGAATGCAATCTTTGTGAACAAGTTAGGTGACAGCAAGAAAGGCTGTACTATGATTAAGAATATGGGTGACGGGGTCAATATTGCGGACTACAGCAAGTTCCATTTTGCTCCTCTTTGTGAAAAGCTGAACGAGCACTGCACAAAGTCGAGGCACAAATGGCTGGCACTGTTGAGGCAAAATTATTTCAACACACCTTGTAAAACTATTTCTGTCATCGCAGCTGCTTGTATAATCCTATTCACTCTCATACAGACGGTGTCCTCTATTATCTCTGTTCATTCTCGTTCTCACTGA
- the LOC112172522 gene encoding UPF0481 protein At3g47200 encodes MDRGNNDHLVRSMSQVLHSLRFELSSSSCIYRVPKRLRRASENAYTPQVVSIGPLHHGKEGLKPMEELKNRYLKAFLRRTQVTLEDYVAQIKAKEVDLRSCYAETIDLNSDEFVRIVLVDAAFVIEVLLRFSFRDCQEANDRIFSKPFMLQDVWPDMRMLENQLPFFILDHLFEPHKATLSRGQSLIELSHHFFKTLMHIDVADETLKSIKPHEVVHFVDFVRKLYPLPPWKSQHRGKREIPVTPTMTQLSRAGIRFKDGSKTNMFDVKFEKGFLAMPKLTISDQTEVTITNLIAFEQSQCEDQEKYINDYFFFLNGLVKTPQDVKLLVDRRILDNKLGDNKKGCALIKNLVDGVVDYSKDYFYFFTLCDDLNKYYNMGRHQWKEYLVTHFFNSPWATKEIIAAVIFLFLTLIQTVFSIMSYCHDLGKR; translated from the coding sequence ATGGATAGAGGCAATAATGATCACTTAGTGAGGTCGATGAGCCAGGTGTTGCATAGCTTAAGGTTTGAGCTATCATCGTCAAGCTGTATCTACCGAGTTCCTAAGCGACTACGGCGTGCAAGTGAAAATGCTTACACACCTCAAGTGGTCTCTATAGGCCCACTTCACCATGGCAAGGAAGGCTTAAAACCCATGGAAGAGCTCAAAAATAGGTACCTAAAAGCTTTTCTACGTCGGACCCAGGTAACCTTAGAGGATTATGTAGCTCAAATAAAGGCAAAAGAAGTAGATCTGCGCAGCTGTTATGCAGAGACCATTGATTTAAATAGTGATGAATTTGTTAGAATTGTTCTAGTGGACGCCGCCTTCGTCATTGAGGTCTTATTGAGGTTCAGTTTCCGTGACTGTCAAGAAGCAAATGACCGCATATTTAGCAAACCATTTATGTTACAGGATGTCTGGCCTGACATGCGGATGCTTGAAAATCAGCTGCCGTTCTTTATTCTTGACCATCTTTTCGAACCACACAAGGCTACTCTCTCAAGGGGGCAGTCACTAATTGAACTTTCTCACCACTTCTTCAAAACTCTAATGCATATAGATGTAGCAGATGAAACTTTGAAGTCAATAAAACCTCATGAAGTAGTacattttgttgattttgttagaAAGTTATATCCACTACCACCATGGAAATCACAACATCGAGGGAAACGCGAAATACCGGTCACCCCAACCATGACACAGCTATCCCGAGCAGGGATCAGGTTTAAGGACGGATCGAAAACAAATATGTTTGATGTGAAGTTCGAAAAAGGGTTTCTAGCAATGCCAAAACTCACAATAAGTGATCAAACAGAGGTTACAATAACAAATCTCATTGCCTTTGAACAAAGTCAATGCGAGGACCAGGAGAAGTACATAAAtgattatttcttcttcttaaacGGTCTTGTAAAAACCCCTCAGGATGTTAAATTGCTTGTTGATCGTAGAATTCTTGACAATAAGCTAGGTGACAACAAAAAAGGCTGTGCTCTGATTAAGAACCTCGTGGATGGAGTGGTGGACTACTCCAAGGACTACTTCTATTTCTTCACTCTTTGCGATGACCTGAACAAGTACTACAATATGGGTCGTCACCAATGGAAGGAATACTTGGTCACGCACTTTTTCAACTCTCCTTGGGCAACTAAAGAAATCATTGCTGCAGTTATTTTCCTCTTTCTCACTCTCATACAGACTGTGTTCTCTATCATGTCTTACTGTCACGACCTCGGTAAGAGGTAA